In Gossypium hirsutum isolate 1008001.06 chromosome A10, Gossypium_hirsutum_v2.1, whole genome shotgun sequence, the DNA window ATTAACCAAAGGAAAAGGCATTGGAAACCATCTGAAGATATGCAGTTTGTGGTAATGGATGGTACACATAATCCACACTATTTTATGGATAATGTTTTAGGCAATGCATTTCCAATGGATCTTAACCCTACATATCTCTAAAAGATGAATTATATATGGgaaggaaattttaaaaattgcattttatatGCAGACCTATTCATATTTATGCCATGTTATTTATATGCATGTACATGTTGTAAGCAACTTTTGAGGCTATAGTATTGCCACTTTTTTATGTAGTTTGATCTAGGATATGGAGATCATTGTTAGTTTTTGTGTTTTCTTCTAATAATTGTTATTACACATGGTTTTAAAATAATATCAGTTGCTATCAAACAACAACATGTGAATACTCTGCAACGGcagtttttttttggtaaaattgccATTGAGGTCCTTGGAGTAGTTGGATTATATTTTGCTCTCTATATATAAAATTGGGTAAATTAGTTTTTGCttcttaattttttgttaaaaattcaatttatttttatgcaaGTGTTGATGTTGTAGATAGTAATTAGACAATGACatgtattttatgttaatttggatgaactaatttaactaaaatagatgaaatttttaataaaaagaaataaatgttattttaataaatgttattTTCAATAAGAGAGTAATATgtcatcatttaataataaaaataaataaaatttttagtagaataattaatttgttctttaatagtaaggattaaatttatttatttttttaataatagcaAATGCAATTCGACTTTTATTATTCGGATTTTATGGCACTTTCACTTAGTTTCatgtattttcaaaataaataggaAAGAAAAAATATTGTAGAGGTTCttgtattaagagttagattatattttatattattatttaaaaaatatttaaattagtttttatatgttggattaaataaatatttttatttttaataactaatATGACTTACAGAATAATAGACTGTTAAGCATAATATGTCATATGTATATCATTTTGATGTATATAAATTAGTTTTTAACTGTATAAATTaataatctttaatcaaattaatttactctttaatttgagatataataactaatttattcattttctaaATAAGAGAAATAAAATGTAACCCGCATTAAATTTTAATGCGTAAATTTATTACCAAGAACTGATTATGACATTTATCTAATGAACAAAAGGCAAGCGATTAAAAGGAAGTCCTTGAGCATTAAACATAAAAAGGACGCAAGTGGGCTGACACAACGAGTTTTTCTCTCTGTTCATCAACGAACATTGTCCTTTTCTGTcatacttctttctcaatgtCCATATTCCATTCACGCAACTTGTGTGGCAAATTCTAGTCGAATAGAGCCAAAGACAAGGTGATTGAACATGAGAAACAAAGACCAACTCGTGTAACATGGGAAATGTCACGTACTTGCTTGAAAACTacagaaaattattattttattactatgaTGCAAAAAACATGAATGTGCATCAGGTTGTCCAATAATACACCTATATATTTGCACTGTAAACACTataataaactttttaaaaaaagtgtCAATGTATGAGACATATAATTACATAAACTTGATTTCTCTTTCGATTTACGGGATTGATGGTTTTCCCAGACCTTAGAATGAAAAGTCCCCTGCCTCATGATCTGGAGTCTTATACCCGAATCCCGATTCATCGCTTGGTCGCCGTTTCACAACACTTGCCCTTTGTACTAACCTCACTAACGCTTGCACGACCTCAGACATGGGAGGTCGAAACTCGGGTTCCGGCtgcaataaaacaaacaaaataaaaaagtcaATAGTATGTCGTATGATCGTGTTCTTCACTTGATACTTTATGTACACTAGTAAGTTCCTTTACCTGAACACATAGAGCAATGATGTCGGCAAAACGCGACAGAGATTTTGCAGGATACATGCCATTGAGTGTAGGATCAACCATTTTTGCAAGGGCATCGATATCGTGTAGTTGTGGAGTGGCCCATCGGACAAGTGACTGTTCTGATCTCACCCTTGAACTAGCACAATGTAACGAAATTTTTAGTAGTGTAACAATGGCAATATATAAAAGAGCATTAGCTAGGCAATGGGTTGTACCTGTCTAGTGGTTTCCGACCAGTTAGCAGCTCCAACATCACCACCCCGAAGCTATACACATCACTCTTTACGGTATATATTCCCGACAATGCAAACTCGGGAGCACTATAACCAAATGAACCAACCACCTGTGTTGAAACCTGCCGCTCGGTATTTGGATTAAGAGCAGCTAAGCCACAGTCGGACAAGTGCGGATTGAGTTCATCGTCAAGTAAAATGTTTGCCGACTTGAAATTTCTATGTACAACTGAAGGCAAGCACACTTCATGCAAGTACCTGAAACAATGGTTCGTCAAAAACAGATGAGGGATAGAGAGACTGAAAACAATCGTACACATATAACATACTCTAAAGCCCGAGCAGTGCCGAGTGCCACTCTGACACGTGCATTCCAGCTTAATGTCTTGCCACCGTCATCGGAAAAGTGCAGCATATCATGAAGGCTACCGTTGCCTACATATTCATATACCAAAAGACGCTGTCCATGCTCGGCACAGTATCCGGCCAATGTAACTATATTAGGATGTCTCAAACGTGACATATTGGAGATAGCTTCTAGAAAATTGTCTTCCTCTTGTAATGATAATGCAGCattgtctatttttttaatagCCATTGCCTAAGATCAAACAACGTAAAGAATCATTAGTTATCACAGTGAAAAACGATGTGTTGTTTAAAAAATGAAGCTACCTTTCCGTTTGGAAACTCGGCCTTGTAAACACGACCGAGTGAACCTTCGCCAATAAGGTATTCTTGACTGAAACTATTTGTTGCTGTTTGTAAAGCTGCGACGGTATATGATGTAGCGGTGATCGGTGACTTCATTCTGTTTAGAGATCCATTTTTGGAAATCCTATCGACTGTTGTCACCTTTTCTGCTGGTGGGGGTTTCAAATCTATAACGGCAGCAACACTTTTCACTCTCTGCTCTTGCATCTCGGTATGTCCTGTAAAAACGAAGCATAATACACGTCCAGCATCATTAGTACACTCAATGCAAAGCAACATTCGGTTTCACGGGTTCAagcaatatttaaaatataacaatttcacTAACATACCATCATTGAAGCCAGCTGAAAAACTTCCCTTTGAAGCTCTTGCACCGCTCaccttccttttatttttatgaatacagAAAACAACAGCAAGTAGTACAAGGACAAGTAGCAACAAAGAACCAAGAACAATGCCTACAATTTGTCCAGCCGATGGTCCCTTATCTGAATCTGAAGATTGAGCATCGGAATCGAGGGATTTATGAGTTCCTGGTCGAGTTTTATGTTTATGACGAGATCTACCAGGTGGAGGTGGACTATATGGTAGTGGCAGAGGAGCAGGTCCATTGGCAAAGGAATTCCCATCATATCTGTTTCGTATTTTTTATAGCAAAGTCAAACATTTGCATAAATATCGAAAAATTTATATTGGCAGCAATGATATACATTGAGACTTACATAAAAGTCGGGAGTGAAAAAAGCTCTTGAGGAATCCATCCACTTAAATTGTTGTTGGCAACATTTCTGTTTCAGAATCTAGGATACATAAGAACATACAAGAGAACATGTAGACCAGACAGCAGTACACGAGAAAAGTTAAACTTACAGAGTGTTCAAAGGTAAACCCGAGAGAACATTAAGAGAACCGGAAAATTGATTGTTCTGCATATACCTGCCACAAGTTCATCAATAGAACTCGGTCACGCTTTATAAATATCTGAAACccatttttccttttgttttagcTCTTAATGAAGCAACACTTACAGCGCCGAAAGAGTGGTCAATGAGCTAAATGAAACAGGTAGATCCCCACTAAAATTGTTGAAGGAAATATCCCTGCATATTAACAAGGAAACCGAATCTTATTCAGCATGGAAACAAACTACGAGTACCTATAATAATATGGTTTAATGTTATTAAGGTATTATACATAGAACAAAACCAATAGATTATAATAATACAAAAGATTGAGTTCTCTTACAAGGTCCCGAGGTCGGTAAGATTAGCAAAAACATCTCCAACTGAAGGGGAAAGTGAATTATGGCTTACGTTCCTATAACATGAGGATTTAGGATTAGGAAAACGAGAGGAAATTCGATTTGCCACTCGACTGTGAGATATATAACTTACAGGTAAGTAAGAGTAACCATAGTGGAAATGGAATAAGGAAGACTCCCACTTAAGTTATTACCTGCAACATTCCTGAATCATATAACAAATAAACCATTTTAACATTTAGCTCAAAATGAACTCATTATAATGATAGAAACAAAACGAATCAGAGACATTACAGGCTCGTAAGATTCGGTGGCAACTGATACGGAATCATGTCATGAATGTTGTTGTTACTCAAATCACTAACataatacaaagaaaaaaaaggtaaattaactAGTTAGATGATTAATAAAAGAGAAACCTTCTCCATATATTGAAAACTCAAGCAATGAGACCATCTTACAGTGTTTTCAAGGACATGAGATCATTGAGCAAGTATCCCATAGTTCCAGAAAGTCCTAATCCAGAAACGTCACTGTTAAACAAATAACAACACCAATTAATGAACCAAAACTGATCAAGAAGGTACAAAATTCCAAAAAACCGAATAGATACATTCTAAAAATATGTACTTTCATACATGGAAACAACAGCTGAGCCTTCACAGGCAACACCTTTCCATGATTCTTCACATGGATCATTACCATCACTATTCCAATTTGTTAACTCGGTAGGACTGTTCAATGAAGTGTATAAAACCTGAAGAGCTTGAACTGCAAACAAATAAGTAAACAGCTTAATAACAAAATCCCATGttccaaaatcataaatcaaataCAGATTATATTGAATTAAATCTTCCATCTATATGATAAAATGTCACCTCACCATAACCAAATATAACTAAAACCCAGAATTTGTAGCTTTCTTTTGCTATTGTATACTATAAAAAGTATCACATATTCCCCAAAAATAACAATATCacaaaatcaaagcaaaatatTCATTTTCTCCCTTCTTTTCCTCACATTTTCAAAAGATCATACAACAAATCAATGAAGCCAATGCCaaaaaaagaaacccaaaaatctaaaagaaaaaattaccatCGGTAGAATCAGTGAAACATTGAGCTGGAATGAAAACAGAGATCACCAAACCGACTAAGATTAACTCAGTAAGAAACAAATGAGTCATGGGAAGAGAAAAAGCTTTGTTAATAAAACCCATTATCGGTAGCTTCATTTCTCTCTTTGGGGTGTGGAGAAAGTGGTCGTCTTTTAGTAGTAATACTAGTGATAGTAGTTTACACTTTACAGTTGATTTTGAGCAGTGTTTAGAGAGGTGAAAGATCAGGTGAGGTGTAACATGTGATAAATAACCATGGAGGAGCAAGCAAAggtgaagaagaaggatgaagATGAAGTGAatgtgaagaagaagaagctgtAGTTGTTGGGAGGTTCAGTGGTTGGGGACATCGCCATTaaaggaggaaaaaaaaaaggtgaaaagaaaatatatcgaTTCGAAGCTTGGGAGTAGTAATGAAGAGAGAGTGTTAGTccttttatatgtatattataatgtGAGAATGAGTGTTATGCTTTATTTGTGTCGgcgaaaattgaaataaatttttttaaaattttaaggtattTTGATAGGTGATGCGTTTATCTggcttaatttaaaaataatcgtggtaaaattaaatattataataataatatattgtgaaataaaaaattataatcattaattaatattattttattatttatgataaTTCAATAATGTAATGTTATTGataatgggtaaattttttatttataaaattcatttattttataattttaattctattaatataatatttttggataatttaaatttgaataaaataatttgaatattgtgataatttatttcaaaaatgtgtttttttaataAGTAGTTATTTACTAATTTATCATATTCTACCCtcttttttcttgaaaattttaaccTTTATCAAACACGTAACTTAATGAAAATTCaatattagttaaaaaaaatggtttattttcctCCGACCCCtagattttttagaattttgaaatttgattattttattttttgattccgagaatttgatcaattaaagtttaattgattaaaattgaatattttggtattttaataatttaaaattgttgacGTGGATAATTTGACAAATttgtatttaatgtattaattatgtataaaCCGTACTCAACAAATCACAAGATGCCACttgttaaaaatataataaatattttttaaattttgcattgGTTTAAAGATGATGTGTCGTAATATGATTCGTTGATGGTGTATGAACTCATATCCATTAGTGCATAAAATAAATCCTGATTTAAcgaaatttaatctttaatcttTAGATCAAGGCTAAAATCGAGAAATTAAAAGGAAGATACTAAATTGAAAAGGTACAAAGAGTCCATGGA includes these proteins:
- the LOC107925304 gene encoding protein STRUBBELIG-RECEPTOR FAMILY 8 isoform X2 is translated as MGYLLNDLMSLKTLDLSNNNIHDMIPYQLPPNLTSLNVAGNNLSGSLPYSISTMVTLTYLNVSHNSLSPSVGDVFANLTDLGTLDISFNNFSGDLPVSFSSLTTLSALYMQNNQFSGSLNVLSGLPLNTLNVANNNLSGWIPQELFSLPTFIYDGNSFANGPAPLPLPYSPPPPGRSRHKHKTRPGTHKSLDSDAQSSDSDKGPSAGQIVGIVLGSLLLLVLVLLAVVFCIHKNKRKVSGARASKGSFSAGFNDGHTEMQEQRVKSVAAVIDLKPPPAEKVTTVDRISKNGSLNRMKSPITATSYTVAALQTATNSFSQEYLIGEGSLGRVYKAEFPNGKAMAIKKIDNAALSLQEEDNFLEAISNMSRLRHPNIVTLAGYCAEHGQRLLVYEYVGNGSLHDMLHFSDDGGKTLSWNARVRVALGTARALEYLHEVCLPSVVHRNFKSANILLDDELNPHLSDCGLAALNPNTERQVSTQVVGSFGYSAPEFALSGIYTVKSDVYSFGVVMLELLTGRKPLDSSRVRSEQSLVRWATPQLHDIDALAKMVDPTLNGMYPAKSLSRFADIIALCVQPEPEFRPPMSEVVQALVRLVQRASVVKRRPSDESGFGYKTPDHEAGDFSF
- the LOC107925304 gene encoding protein STRUBBELIG-RECEPTOR FAMILY 8 isoform X1, translated to MKLPIMGFINKAFSLPMTHLFLTELILVGLVISVFIPAQCFTDSTDVQALQVLYTSLNSPTELTNWNSDGNDPCEESWKGVACEGSAVVSIDVSGLGLSGTMGYLLNDLMSLKTLDLSNNNIHDMIPYQLPPNLTSLNVAGNNLSGSLPYSISTMVTLTYLNVSHNSLSPSVGDVFANLTDLGTLDISFNNFSGDLPVSFSSLTTLSALYMQNNQFSGSLNVLSGLPLNTLNVANNNLSGWIPQELFSLPTFIYDGNSFANGPAPLPLPYSPPPPGRSRHKHKTRPGTHKSLDSDAQSSDSDKGPSAGQIVGIVLGSLLLLVLVLLAVVFCIHKNKRKVSGARASKGSFSAGFNDGHTEMQEQRVKSVAAVIDLKPPPAEKVTTVDRISKNGSLNRMKSPITATSYTVAALQTATNSFSQEYLIGEGSLGRVYKAEFPNGKAMAIKKIDNAALSLQEEDNFLEAISNMSRLRHPNIVTLAGYCAEHGQRLLVYEYVGNGSLHDMLHFSDDGGKTLSWNARVRVALGTARALEYLHEVCLPSVVHRNFKSANILLDDELNPHLSDCGLAALNPNTERQVSTQVVGSFGYSAPEFALSGIYTVKSDVYSFGVVMLELLTGRKPLDSSRVRSEQSLVRWATPQLHDIDALAKMVDPTLNGMYPAKSLSRFADIIALCVQPEPEFRPPMSEVVQALVRLVQRASVVKRRPSDESGFGYKTPDHEAGDFSF